In one Mycobacterium sp. NBC_00419 genomic region, the following are encoded:
- a CDS encoding mycofactocin-coupled SDR family oxidoreductase, giving the protein MGRVQGKVAFITGAARGQGRSHALRLAEEGADIIAIDLCKDVATIGYPMATPEDLEETAELVKKTGRGIVTAQADVREAGQLKDALDRGLAEFGKVDIVVAQAGIAGMKGEPPLQAWCDVINTNLIGTINAIQVALPHLEEGASIVATGSTAALMDAHQKDNPGADPGGMSYMVAKRLLSNYVHDLATEVAVRGIRANVVHPTNCNTDMLQSEPMYRSFRPDLEHPTRADAEPVFGVQQAMKVNYVEPLDISNAVLWLASDEARYVTGMQLRVDAGGYLKWYDYHV; this is encoded by the coding sequence GTGGGACGAGTCCAAGGCAAAGTCGCATTCATCACCGGTGCCGCGCGCGGGCAGGGACGTAGCCATGCCCTGCGCCTGGCCGAAGAGGGTGCCGACATCATCGCCATCGACTTGTGCAAGGACGTCGCGACCATCGGGTATCCGATGGCCACCCCCGAAGACCTGGAGGAGACCGCGGAGCTGGTCAAGAAGACCGGCCGCGGCATCGTCACCGCGCAGGCCGACGTCCGGGAGGCCGGCCAGCTCAAGGACGCCCTCGATCGCGGACTGGCCGAGTTCGGCAAGGTCGACATCGTCGTGGCGCAGGCCGGCATCGCCGGGATGAAGGGCGAGCCACCCCTGCAGGCCTGGTGCGACGTGATCAACACCAACCTGATCGGGACCATCAACGCGATCCAGGTGGCGCTGCCGCATCTGGAGGAGGGCGCCTCGATCGTCGCCACCGGCTCCACCGCGGCACTGATGGACGCCCATCAGAAGGACAACCCGGGAGCCGATCCCGGCGGCATGTCCTACATGGTGGCCAAGCGCCTGCTGTCCAACTACGTCCACGATCTGGCGACCGAAGTCGCCGTGCGGGGAATCCGCGCCAACGTCGTGCACCCGACGAACTGCAACACCGACATGCTGCAGAGCGAACCGATGTACCGCTCGTTCCGTCCGGATCTCGAACACCCGACCCGGGCCGACGCCGAGCCCGTATTCGGTGTCCAGCAGGCGATGAAGGTCAACTACGTCGAGCCCCTGGACATCAGCAACGCCGTGCTGTGGCTGGCTTCCGACGAGGCCCGCTACGTCACCGGAATGCAGCTGCGGGTCGATGCCGGCGGCTACCTCAAGTGGTACGACTACCACGTCTGA
- a CDS encoding ferredoxin gives MKVRVDQDRCQGHTLCAMIAPEMFVLSDIDGSSSPVTEVVPADQEALVREAAQSCPEQAILIDED, from the coding sequence GTGAAGGTTCGGGTAGATCAGGACCGCTGCCAGGGGCACACCCTGTGCGCCATGATCGCTCCAGAGATGTTCGTACTCAGCGACATTGACGGCAGCTCGTCGCCGGTGACCGAAGTGGTCCCGGCTGATCAGGAGGCCCTCGTCCGGGAGGCCGCGCAGTCGTGTCCGGAACAGGCAATCCTCATCGACGAGGACTGA